A section of the Polyangium spumosum genome encodes:
- a CDS encoding sigma-54 interaction domain-containing protein — protein MPRKSPAKPAEDVVARALEVASGAALVLDAELRVVLATPQATELLGVDIPPNVPAPKLLCGDNEKRPVAEALAEGRSVQAILPQRGPGRRLVRVRSLPVTLETSHARVGTLLLLEDAGESFEEGEVLFQGMWTQDPAMKAMFRVLERVAGDDVTVLVRGETGSGKELVAAAIHALSGRRKGPFRAINCAALPSHLLESELFGHARGAFTGAVRDTPGHVQLAHRGTLFLDEVAELPLELQAKLLRVVETRTVIPVGAREPVPVDVRFVSATHRALRKEVEAGRFRADLMYRLRVIPVFIPSLRERPDDIPLLVEKFMAERNETSRRKVERVAPAAMTILRRYSWPGNVRELKNVLAYAYAMGDGPTLAPADLPPELVDPKLSGAELVSPSPASEAHSENPEARRILEVLGRTGGNRQRAAQILGMSRVTLWRRMRELGLAEQA, from the coding sequence GTGCCCCGCAAATCACCCGCAAAACCGGCCGAGGACGTCGTCGCGCGTGCCCTCGAGGTCGCCTCGGGGGCGGCCCTCGTCCTCGACGCGGAGCTCCGCGTCGTGCTCGCCACGCCACAGGCGACCGAGCTGCTCGGGGTCGACATCCCGCCGAACGTCCCGGCCCCCAAGCTGCTCTGCGGCGATAACGAGAAGCGCCCCGTGGCCGAGGCGCTCGCGGAGGGGCGGTCGGTGCAGGCCATCCTCCCGCAGCGCGGGCCCGGCCGGCGCCTCGTGCGCGTGCGGTCGCTCCCCGTGACCCTCGAAACGAGCCACGCGCGGGTCGGCACGCTCCTTTTGCTCGAGGACGCCGGCGAGTCCTTCGAGGAGGGCGAGGTCCTGTTTCAGGGCATGTGGACGCAGGACCCGGCGATGAAGGCCATGTTTCGCGTGCTCGAGCGCGTGGCGGGCGACGACGTCACGGTGCTCGTGCGGGGCGAGACGGGCTCGGGCAAGGAGCTCGTGGCGGCGGCCATTCACGCGCTCTCGGGGCGGCGCAAGGGGCCGTTTCGGGCCATCAATTGCGCGGCGTTGCCCTCCCATTTGCTCGAGAGCGAGCTCTTCGGGCACGCGCGCGGGGCCTTCACCGGCGCGGTCCGCGACACGCCCGGGCACGTCCAGCTCGCCCACCGCGGCACGTTGTTCCTCGACGAGGTCGCGGAGCTCCCGCTCGAGCTCCAGGCCAAGCTCCTGCGCGTGGTCGAGACCCGCACGGTGATCCCCGTGGGCGCGCGCGAGCCTGTCCCCGTCGACGTGCGGTTCGTCTCGGCCACCCACCGCGCGTTGCGAAAAGAGGTCGAGGCGGGCCGCTTCCGCGCCGACCTCATGTATCGATTGCGCGTCATCCCGGTCTTCATTCCATCCTTGCGCGAGAGGCCCGACGACATCCCGCTGCTCGTCGAGAAATTCATGGCCGAGCGCAACGAGACGAGCCGGCGCAAGGTCGAACGTGTCGCGCCCGCGGCGATGACCATTCTCCGACGTTATTCCTGGCCCGGCAACGTGCGCGAATTGAAGAACGTGCTCGCGTATGCGTATGCGATGGGGGACGGGCCCACGCTCGCGCCCGCGGACCTGCCGCCGGAGCTCGTCGACCCGAAGCTCTCCGGCGCCGAGCTGGTTTCGCCCTCCCCCGCGAGCGAGGCGCATTCGGAGAACCCCGAGGCGCGCCGGATCCTGGAGGTGCTCGGCCGCACCGGGGGCAACCGCCAGCGCGCCGCGCAGATCCTCGGCATGAGCCGCGTGACCTTGTGGCGCAGGATGCGCGAGCTCGGCCTCGCAGAGCAGGCCTGA
- a CDS encoding MBL fold metallo-hydrolase — MFHVEPFYDPATFTLTYVVFDPDSKDAVVIDSVLDYEPQSSTVSTASVEKVATFLEDNRLRIHWILETHAHADHLTATPWLKKRFGGRTAIGEGIREVQATFKTVFDMPPTFRTDGSQFDVLLADGQVIEAGTLKIKTISTPGHTPGCVSYLIGDAVFTGDALFIEDYGTGRCDFPRGSADALYTSIHEKLYALPDETRVFVGHDYLPGGRPLRVSTTIGRSKKENVQLRAATTREDFVALRNSRDATLAAPRLLWQSVQVNIDAGHLPAEHDNGVRYLRIPLNLKRPVDDDGTRRETRGS, encoded by the coding sequence ATGTTCCACGTCGAGCCCTTCTACGATCCCGCCACATTCACCCTGACCTACGTGGTCTTCGACCCCGACTCGAAGGACGCCGTCGTGATCGATTCGGTGCTCGATTACGAGCCCCAGTCGTCCACCGTGAGCACGGCCTCGGTCGAGAAGGTGGCCACGTTCCTCGAAGACAACCGCCTCAGGATCCACTGGATCCTCGAGACCCACGCCCACGCCGACCATTTGACGGCCACGCCCTGGCTGAAGAAGCGCTTCGGGGGGCGGACCGCCATCGGCGAGGGGATCCGGGAGGTCCAGGCCACCTTCAAGACCGTATTCGACATGCCCCCCACGTTCCGCACCGACGGCAGCCAGTTCGACGTGTTGCTCGCCGACGGCCAGGTGATCGAGGCAGGCACGCTCAAAATCAAGACGATCAGCACCCCCGGCCACACGCCCGGCTGCGTCTCGTACCTCATCGGCGACGCGGTCTTCACCGGGGATGCCCTGTTCATCGAGGACTACGGCACGGGGCGCTGCGATTTCCCGAGGGGCTCGGCCGACGCGCTCTACACGTCGATTCACGAGAAGCTCTACGCCTTGCCCGACGAGACGCGGGTCTTCGTGGGCCACGATTACCTGCCCGGGGGCCGACCGCTCCGCGTGTCGACCACGATCGGCCGCTCCAAGAAGGAAAACGTCCAGCTCCGCGCCGCGACCACGCGCGAGGATTTCGTGGCCCTGCGCAACTCCCGCGACGCCACGCTCGCCGCGCCGCGCCTGCTCTGGCAGAGCGTGCAGGTGAACATCGACGCCGGCCACCTGCCCGCCGAGCACGACAATGGCGTCCGCTACCTCCGCATCCCGCTGAACCTGAAGAGGCCCGTGGACGACGACGGGACCCGAAGGGAAACACGAGGAAGCTGA
- a CDS encoding MSCRAMM family protein: MRRSSHFALVFTALVLGCSSGHVEVETTDVVRQAIDGAPDVAAIEIPASDAYKTCAELQTIYDPKYNPAVGATWSELEIPDAKSGTYSDGTLEVALSIYGGVSLSWASQTLGVRAAIVKSPWHGASLYVYDPESWEDDYLSAPLDKYIEYVSFCYDQTATAAGVKFHDLNANGMREANEPGLAGWTIYVDKDKSGTLSAGDLSAVTDANGEYKIENIPPGYWGVLEDLQTGWTCSHPASGSYMKTFSAKQAVYGLDFGNWTRGSKSGTKYLADAYGMCTYDAVSGIDIYLFSDVNKNGMLDAGDVKLDKMATGNDGSYLFSNLEPGDYLVCEAKTAEYEGAWPKNDVCSSEYDDAYKGQFEKGGYTFTITSGKNETNNDFCNKPVEEEEEFQGCTPGYWKNHLDSWEVYLPGQKLGTVFIVPSSLSPLGGSTLIQALNFGGGSGLQGAARILLRAAVAALLNAAHSGVDYEFSTTEIITAVNVALAGSRNDMIELAELLDAANNAGECPLN; encoded by the coding sequence ATGCGACGTTCGAGCCATTTTGCCTTGGTCTTCACGGCCCTTGTTCTTGGTTGCAGCAGCGGTCACGTCGAGGTCGAGACGACGGACGTGGTGCGTCAGGCGATTGACGGAGCGCCGGACGTCGCGGCGATCGAGATCCCTGCGTCCGACGCTTACAAGACCTGCGCCGAGCTTCAAACCATCTACGATCCCAAGTACAACCCGGCCGTCGGCGCGACCTGGTCCGAGCTCGAGATTCCGGACGCGAAGAGCGGCACGTACAGCGACGGCACCCTCGAGGTCGCGCTCAGCATCTACGGCGGCGTTTCGTTGAGCTGGGCGTCCCAAACGCTGGGCGTACGCGCCGCGATCGTGAAGAGCCCATGGCATGGCGCCAGCCTGTACGTCTATGATCCGGAGTCGTGGGAGGACGATTACCTCTCCGCGCCTCTCGACAAGTACATCGAGTACGTGTCGTTCTGCTACGACCAGACGGCCACCGCGGCGGGGGTCAAATTCCACGACCTCAACGCGAACGGGATGAGGGAGGCCAATGAGCCCGGTCTGGCGGGCTGGACGATCTACGTCGATAAAGACAAGAGCGGCACTCTCAGCGCGGGCGATCTCTCCGCCGTGACCGACGCGAATGGCGAATACAAGATCGAGAACATCCCGCCGGGGTACTGGGGAGTGCTCGAGGATCTGCAAACGGGATGGACCTGCTCGCACCCGGCGAGCGGCTCCTACATGAAGACGTTTTCTGCGAAGCAGGCGGTCTACGGCCTCGATTTCGGTAACTGGACGCGCGGGAGCAAGAGCGGCACGAAGTACCTCGCCGATGCGTACGGGATGTGCACGTATGACGCCGTCAGTGGCATCGACATCTACCTCTTCAGCGACGTCAACAAGAACGGCATGCTGGACGCAGGTGACGTCAAGCTCGACAAGATGGCAACGGGGAATGACGGCAGCTACCTGTTCTCGAACCTCGAGCCTGGGGACTATCTCGTGTGCGAGGCGAAGACGGCCGAATACGAAGGCGCCTGGCCCAAGAACGACGTCTGCAGCTCCGAGTACGACGACGCCTACAAGGGCCAGTTCGAAAAGGGCGGGTACACCTTCACGATCACGTCCGGGAAGAACGAGACCAACAACGATTTCTGCAACAAGCCGGTCGAGGAGGAGGAGGAGTTCCAGGGCTGCACGCCGGGGTACTGGAAGAATCACCTCGACTCGTGGGAGGTGTACTTGCCCGGTCAGAAGCTGGGGACCGTGTTCATCGTGCCGTCCTCTCTCAGCCCGCTCGGCGGCAGTACGCTGATCCAGGCCCTCAACTTCGGCGGCGGGTCGGGGCTCCAGGGGGCCGCGCGTATCCTGCTCCGCGCGGCGGTCGCGGCGCTCCTGAACGCGGCCCACTCCGGCGTCGATTACGAGTTCAGCACCACCGAAATCATTACCGCAGTGAACGTGGCGCTCGCCGGGAGTCGGAATGACATGATCGAGCTCGCCGAACTGCTCGACGCCGCCAACAACGCCGGCGAGTGCCCGCTGAACTGA
- a CDS encoding class I SAM-dependent DNA methyltransferase, with product MNKDEITQQAAAFDAIGERYDEAFADKRAQVEATRWLAERLGPGERVLDVGSGTGIPTAKILSEAGLSVLGIDISAEMLRLARRNVPGASFEQADVTSFSPEPGAYAGAAAFFSLLMLRKSDIPGALRKIVGAVRPGGYLVIAMVEGDFDWLELPFLGQPLRVTAYPQAELEAVLRGAGLEILAMEAVSFTAGDHAERQLYYRCRASG from the coding sequence ATGAACAAGGACGAAATCACGCAGCAGGCCGCGGCCTTCGACGCCATCGGCGAGAGGTACGACGAGGCGTTCGCGGACAAGCGAGCCCAGGTGGAGGCGACCCGCTGGCTCGCCGAGCGCCTCGGACCCGGGGAGCGCGTGCTCGACGTGGGCTCGGGTACCGGCATCCCCACGGCGAAGATCCTGTCCGAGGCGGGGCTGTCCGTGCTCGGCATCGATATCTCGGCGGAGATGCTCCGGCTCGCGCGCCGCAATGTCCCCGGCGCGAGCTTCGAGCAGGCGGACGTGACGAGCTTCTCGCCCGAGCCCGGCGCGTACGCGGGCGCCGCGGCGTTTTTTTCGCTGCTCATGCTGCGCAAATCGGACATCCCCGGCGCGCTGCGGAAGATCGTCGGGGCGGTGCGACCCGGCGGGTATCTCGTGATCGCGATGGTGGAGGGTGATTTCGACTGGCTCGAGCTGCCCTTCCTCGGGCAACCCCTGCGCGTGACGGCTTATCCGCAGGCGGAGCTCGAGGCCGTCCTCCGGGGCGCGGGGCTCGAGATCCTCGCGATGGAGGCGGTGAGCTTCACGGCGGGGGATCACGCCGAGCGGCAGCTTTATTATCGGTGCCGCGCCTCGGGGTGA